From the Psychrobacillus sp. FSL K6-4046 genome, one window contains:
- a CDS encoding PBP1A family penicillin-binding protein yields the protein MKRAQYKKKTTRNKRLKRVLLIGIAASCAFLSAIVTLRIYAQIVGAPIIQVPISSVYLDNQGNVIGDRFNEQRRYWISLDEMSPFIPQATISVEDQEFYEHNGFDYSRIASALLKDVKAGKKVEGASTITQQYARNVFLTHDKTWTRKINEALYAYRLEIFYEKDELLEGYLNTVYFGHGMYGVEAASQYYFGKSAKSLTLGESALLMGIPKGPTHYSPIVNEEKAVNRQKLILQLMNNQQFITSEQKERANLEHLALKTEESRVAKKTAPYFLEEVWKEATKIVESKGRRIEEGGWTITTTLNKQHQQVAEETIEKWMPKGELQIGFVSMEPKTGYITAMVGGRSFTESPFNRVTQAKRQTGSTIKPLLFAAALENGFSPLTYLKSERTIFTYDNGRREYEPKNVNGEFANHPISMAQALAISDNIYAVKTLEHIGYKPFEQLVERFNINMKVDQTPATALGTPEASLLDMTKAYNTISDKGIQMKPTYITKISDNEGKVIYDISEEKRKGKKVLLEEDAFLLSHLMTGTFDPTFNDYSPATGISIRAKQTRPYAAKSGTTNTDQYLIGFSPQLTTGVWNGYDQGKAVSDAEAKQVTKQVWIEFMEQVHRGLPEEPFIAPAGVRGVIVDIETGGLATSDCEKQRLVYLKEKDIPTKLCTDPRLKQHTFEDLSEQQKEDESWSIFPFNFFGN from the coding sequence TTGAAGCGCGCGCAATATAAAAAGAAGACTACTCGAAATAAAAGATTAAAAAGAGTTCTCCTAATAGGAATAGCTGCTAGCTGTGCATTTTTAAGTGCCATAGTCACTCTTCGAATATATGCGCAAATAGTTGGCGCACCGATTATTCAGGTTCCAATTTCCTCTGTATATTTAGACAATCAAGGTAACGTCATAGGAGATCGTTTTAATGAGCAGCGTAGGTACTGGATATCACTAGATGAAATGTCTCCCTTCATTCCACAAGCAACTATTTCCGTGGAGGACCAGGAGTTTTACGAGCATAATGGTTTTGATTACTCTCGAATTGCTTCCGCTCTTCTAAAGGACGTAAAGGCAGGAAAAAAAGTTGAAGGTGCCAGCACTATTACTCAGCAATATGCACGTAATGTGTTTTTAACCCACGATAAAACATGGACAAGAAAAATAAATGAAGCATTGTATGCTTATCGCTTAGAAATATTTTATGAAAAGGATGAGCTTCTAGAGGGTTATTTGAACACTGTTTATTTTGGACATGGGATGTACGGAGTAGAGGCTGCAAGTCAGTATTATTTTGGGAAAAGTGCTAAGTCTTTAACTTTAGGAGAATCCGCTCTTTTAATGGGTATTCCAAAAGGACCTACCCACTATTCTCCAATTGTGAACGAAGAAAAGGCCGTTAATCGGCAAAAGCTAATATTACAATTAATGAACAATCAGCAATTCATTACTTCGGAACAAAAGGAACGTGCTAACCTAGAGCATTTAGCTCTAAAGACAGAAGAATCAAGAGTAGCCAAAAAGACAGCACCTTATTTCTTAGAGGAAGTTTGGAAGGAAGCTACAAAAATAGTGGAGAGCAAAGGCCGTCGCATCGAAGAAGGTGGGTGGACGATTACTACTACGTTAAATAAACAGCATCAGCAGGTAGCAGAGGAAACTATTGAAAAGTGGATGCCTAAAGGGGAACTGCAAATTGGTTTCGTCAGTATGGAGCCCAAAACAGGTTATATAACAGCTATGGTTGGAGGAAGAAGCTTTACCGAAAGTCCCTTTAACCGAGTTACACAAGCAAAAAGACAAACTGGATCAACAATCAAGCCTTTACTGTTTGCAGCAGCACTAGAGAATGGCTTCTCACCCCTTACTTACTTAAAAAGTGAACGAACGATATTCACCTATGACAATGGACGAAGAGAATACGAGCCTAAAAACGTAAATGGAGAGTTTGCTAATCATCCAATCTCCATGGCGCAGGCCTTAGCAATCTCCGACAATATATATGCAGTGAAAACATTGGAGCATATAGGCTATAAACCATTTGAACAACTGGTGGAGCGATTTAATATCAACATGAAGGTCGATCAAACACCTGCTACCGCGTTAGGTACACCAGAGGCTTCCTTACTAGATATGACGAAGGCATACAATACGATATCAGATAAAGGAATCCAAATGAAACCAACGTATATTACGAAAATCTCAGACAATGAGGGCAAAGTTATATATGACATCAGTGAGGAGAAAAGAAAAGGCAAGAAAGTATTGTTAGAAGAAGATGCTTTCTTATTATCACATTTGATGACTGGAACTTTTGATCCTACGTTTAATGATTACTCTCCTGCTACCGGTATTAGTATACGCGCAAAGCAAACACGTCCTTACGCAGCTAAATCGGGAACAACGAATACAGACCAGTACCTGATAGGATTCTCACCACAGCTAACTACTGGAGTTTGGAATGGCTATGACCAAGGCAAGGCAGTGAGTGATGCAGAAGCGAAGCAGGTAACGAAGCAAGTATGGATTGAATTCATGGAGCAAGTGCATCGTGGACTACCTGAGGAGCCATTTATCGCTCCTGCAGGTGTACGCGGAGTTATCGTAGATATCGAAACAGGAGGACTCGCAACTTCTGATTGTGAAAAGCAGCGTCTTGTTTATCTGAAAGAAAAAGATATTCCAACTAAGCTTTGTACAGATCCACGACTAAAACAGCACACATTCGAGGATTTATCGGAACAACAAAAAGAAGATGAATCCTGGTCCATCTTCCCTTTCAACTTCTTTGGAAACTAA
- the speE gene encoding spermidine synthase, with protein sequence MAGFWFTEKQTENFGITMKVKRTLHTEQTDFQLLEMAETEEWGNMLFLDGMVMTSQKDEFVYHEMVAHVPLFTHPNPENVLVVGGGDGGVIREIMKHPKVKKATLVDIDGKVIEYSKKYLPEIACELENPRVDVQVGDGFMHIAESENEYDVIMVDSTEPVGPAVNLFTKGFYAGISKALKEDGLFVAQSDNPWFKADLIRQVQKDVKEIFPITNMYLANIPTYPSGLWCFTIGSKKYDPLQVPDEQFFDIDTKYYTKELHKAAFVLPKFVKDLAGE encoded by the coding sequence ATGGCTGGATTTTGGTTTACAGAGAAGCAAACCGAGAACTTTGGCATCACAATGAAGGTGAAACGCACACTTCATACAGAACAAACGGATTTTCAACTGTTGGAAATGGCTGAAACAGAGGAATGGGGTAACATGCTCTTTTTAGATGGCATGGTTATGACTTCCCAAAAGGACGAGTTTGTTTATCATGAAATGGTTGCACACGTTCCTTTATTCACGCACCCTAACCCAGAAAATGTATTAGTAGTTGGTGGGGGAGACGGTGGAGTAATTCGTGAGATTATGAAGCATCCGAAGGTTAAAAAAGCGACATTAGTTGATATAGATGGAAAAGTAATTGAGTACTCAAAAAAATATTTACCAGAGATTGCTTGTGAATTAGAAAACCCAAGAGTAGACGTCCAGGTGGGAGACGGGTTTATGCATATTGCTGAATCTGAAAATGAGTACGATGTCATTATGGTAGACTCAACAGAACCAGTAGGACCAGCAGTAAACCTATTTACGAAGGGCTTTTATGCTGGAATCTCCAAAGCATTAAAAGAAGACGGTTTGTTTGTTGCACAATCGGACAACCCTTGGTTTAAAGCGGATTTAATCCGCCAAGTACAAAAAGATGTGAAGGAAATATTCCCAATTACAAATATGTATTTGGCTAATATCCCAACGTATCCAAGTGGTTTATGGTGCTTTACAATTGGATCTAAAAAATATGATCCACTACAAGTTCCAGATGAGCAATTCTTCGATATAGACACGAAGTATTACACAAAAGAACTTCACAAAGCGGCATTCGTTTTACCGAAATTTGTGAAAGACCTTGCAGGAGAGTAA
- the speB gene encoding agmatinase, which produces MRFDEAYSGNVFIKSKQNYDEAQAVIYGMPMDWTVSYRPGSRFGPQRIREVSIGLEEYSPYLDRELDDVNYFDAGDIPLPFGNAAKSLDLIEGFIRQLLQDGKIPVGMGGEHLVSWPVMKAVSNKYDNLAIIHMDAHTDLRVEYEGEPLSHSTPIRKIAEHIGPKNVYSFGIRSGMKEEFDWAKENGMQIAKFEVLEPLKKVLPTLEGRPVYVTIDIDVLDPAHAPGTGTVDCGGITSRELLASIHAIANSGVNVVGFDLVEVAPIYDQSEQTANTASKLLREMLLGWVK; this is translated from the coding sequence ATGAGATTCGATGAAGCATACTCAGGTAATGTTTTTATTAAAAGCAAGCAAAATTATGATGAAGCACAGGCAGTCATTTATGGAATGCCGATGGATTGGACAGTAAGTTATCGTCCTGGATCTCGTTTTGGTCCCCAGCGTATTCGTGAAGTATCTATTGGTCTAGAGGAATATTCTCCATATCTTGATAGAGAACTAGATGATGTAAACTATTTTGATGCAGGAGATATTCCACTTCCATTTGGAAATGCAGCGAAAAGTCTAGACTTAATTGAAGGGTTCATCCGCCAACTTTTGCAGGACGGAAAAATTCCGGTCGGCATGGGTGGAGAGCATTTAGTCTCTTGGCCAGTAATGAAGGCTGTATCGAACAAATACGATAACCTGGCGATCATTCACATGGATGCCCATACAGATCTGCGTGTGGAATACGAGGGAGAGCCATTATCTCATTCCACTCCAATCCGTAAAATTGCAGAGCATATAGGACCTAAAAACGTCTACTCATTTGGAATTCGTTCTGGAATGAAGGAAGAATTCGATTGGGCAAAAGAAAATGGCATGCAAATTGCTAAGTTCGAAGTGCTGGAGCCTTTGAAAAAGGTACTTCCAACACTTGAGGGACGCCCTGTTTATGTGACAATTGACATCGATGTACTAGACCCAGCACATGCACCTGGTACAGGAACAGTAGACTGCGGAGGAATCACAAGTCGCGAACTACTAGCCTCCATCCACGCAATCGCAAACTCAGGTGTCAACGTAGTAGGCTTCGACCTAGTAGAAGTAGCCCCAATCTATGATCAGTCGGAGCAAACCGCAAACACAGCGTCGAAACTACTACGCGAAATGCTACTAGGATGGGTTAAATAG
- a CDS encoding FMN-dependent NADH-azoreductase yields MTKLLFITANPNDENHSFSMAAGKAFIEAYTATNPKDEIVTVDLFKEEIPNLDADVFSGWGKLRAGQPMDALSKEEVAKVSRLNEIVNQFVSADKMIFVTPLWNYLFPAVLKAYIDAVAVPGKTFRYTEKGSVGLLRGKKVLHIQARGDFYSEGHPLADLELGNRYLKQLMAVMGISEFEGLFIEGHDAMRDKAEEIKLAGIERAKQLAKKF; encoded by the coding sequence ATGACTAAGTTATTATTTATTACAGCAAACCCAAATGATGAAAATCATTCATTTAGTATGGCAGCAGGAAAGGCATTTATTGAAGCATATACAGCAACAAATCCAAAAGATGAAATTGTGACTGTAGATTTATTTAAGGAAGAAATCCCGAATTTAGATGCAGATGTGTTCAGTGGTTGGGGAAAACTTCGTGCAGGACAACCCATGGATGCTCTTTCTAAAGAGGAAGTAGCGAAAGTGAGTCGCCTAAACGAAATTGTTAATCAATTTGTTTCAGCAGATAAAATGATATTCGTAACCCCATTGTGGAATTACTTATTCCCAGCAGTACTGAAAGCATACATTGATGCCGTAGCAGTGCCTGGTAAAACGTTTAGATATACAGAAAAAGGTTCTGTAGGCTTACTTCGAGGTAAGAAAGTGCTTCACATTCAAGCACGAGGTGATTTTTATTCAGAAGGTCATCCTTTAGCAGACTTAGAGCTAGGCAATCGCTATTTAAAACAATTGATGGCCGTCATGGGTATTTCTGAATTTGAAGGTTTATTTATTGAGGGTCATGATGCAATGCGAGATAAAGCTGAGGAAATTAAACTAGCAGGCATTGAGCGTGCAAAGCAATTAGCAAAAAAATTCTAA
- a CDS encoding TetR family transcriptional regulator — translation MKKQDPRIQRTRQNIMNGFLKLIKQKDFSDISISDITQEAKINRSTFYYHFMDKYDLIDVIQKEVLTKEIFKEVALQEVIDEQTIIMSLQAIISSQTNLALHCQRAVKEFKPKMDYEIKQRLTENLHTLLDKEHGIKEEHYFLATFWSWGIYGVAMACVEGKETLHTAVNRLTSIILG, via the coding sequence ATGAAAAAACAAGATCCACGGATCCAACGGACAAGACAAAATATCATGAATGGTTTTTTGAAACTAATTAAACAAAAAGATTTTAGTGATATTTCTATTTCTGATATTACACAAGAAGCAAAGATTAACCGTTCAACGTTTTACTATCATTTTATGGATAAATACGATTTAATCGATGTGATTCAAAAAGAGGTTCTCACGAAAGAAATTTTTAAAGAAGTAGCATTACAAGAAGTGATCGACGAACAAACGATTATTATGTCCCTACAAGCTATTATAAGTTCTCAGACAAATTTAGCCTTACATTGTCAACGAGCAGTTAAAGAATTTAAACCGAAAATGGACTATGAAATAAAACAGCGCTTGACGGAAAATCTACATACATTATTAGATAAAGAGCACGGTATAAAAGAAGAACATTATTTTCTTGCTACATTCTGGAGTTGGGGCATTTATGGAGTTGCAATGGCATGTGTAGAGGGAAAAGAAACCTTACATACGGCGGTAAACCGTTTGACAAGCATCATTTTAGGCTAG
- a CDS encoding DUF1934 domain-containing protein, with translation MSELLKKEVAVRLRSTIQHPKSKKESFDIHTSGVLTLKGEQPYLVYEEVQNEKLVRTTVKLNAESALILRSGGVKMRLPFQRGEQQTGSYDTGYGTFMITTNTKKLQFTDGQFLVHYELIVDEEVVGTYKLELTYTEAE, from the coding sequence ATGTCTGAACTATTAAAAAAAGAAGTTGCTGTTCGTTTACGATCAACAATCCAACACCCGAAGTCTAAAAAAGAATCTTTTGATATTCATACATCTGGCGTTCTAACCTTAAAGGGAGAGCAGCCTTATTTAGTTTATGAAGAAGTACAGAACGAAAAGTTAGTTCGAACAACTGTAAAACTTAATGCTGAATCTGCGCTAATACTTAGAAGTGGTGGTGTCAAAATGCGCCTGCCATTTCAAAGAGGAGAACAGCAGACCGGTAGCTATGACACAGGCTACGGCACATTCATGATTACAACCAATACAAAGAAATTGCAATTCACAGATGGTCAATTCCTAGTACATTATGAGCTTATAGTGGACGAAGAAGTGGTCGGTACATATAAATTAGAACTAACATATACGGAGGCGGAATAA